A stretch of the Flavobacterium sp. 5 genome encodes the following:
- a CDS encoding DUF885 domain-containing protein — protein MKKAFTKLVLVFITIALVSCNSNKKESNDTTDKSFATFETNFLDAYWKQYPSASIGVGYGKYYDKLIIPNAATFANNVSFSKKWLADLEALDYDQLSDNNKISNNIIKNQLKSDIWYTTVFKQQEWDASVYNISGSCDYIINQPYAPLDERLKILTKFLENSDVYYKAALANLKQPTKEHLEMAINQNKGGLGVFGKSLTDSIAASHLSATEKESLQKNIIKATTAMNDYVSGLEKIDADKGFKFKDYRIGKKLFAEKFKYDLATDFTPEQIYAKAVTDKKFYHNKMYVTASKVWTKYYPTQAKPKDSLEVIRMVLSKIQLNHPTPANFYKSLKNQVTQLKKFIIEKDLFDFDTISPPIKVRYMPEYARGFALANAEFIPPYQKKGTTYFNIDDLTQYSPAKAESALRETNSYSSQILSIHEAVPGHCLQGIYNNKKSPDVLRSVFQNGAMIEGWAVYCEKMMIDEGWGNHEPEIELALGVWKLRELANTIIDYDIQCLNKPKEDIVNLLSKECFQTDQQVEEKYHRATVSQVQLCSYYSGATAIQQLRDDYQKKMGDKYSLKDFHEKFLSFGSSPVKYIRERMLQ, from the coding sequence ATGAAAAAAGCATTTACCAAACTTGTTCTTGTTTTTATCACTATTGCTCTCGTTAGCTGCAATTCAAATAAAAAAGAAAGTAACGACACTACAGACAAAAGTTTTGCAACTTTTGAAACTAATTTTTTAGATGCTTATTGGAAACAATACCCTTCTGCCTCTATAGGAGTAGGTTATGGCAAATATTACGACAAATTAATTATTCCTAATGCTGCTACTTTTGCTAATAACGTTTCTTTTTCAAAAAAATGGTTAGCCGATCTAGAAGCTTTGGACTATGATCAACTCAGTGATAATAATAAAATCAGTAATAATATCATCAAAAATCAGTTGAAAAGCGATATTTGGTATACTACCGTTTTTAAACAACAAGAATGGGATGCTTCTGTCTACAATATTAGTGGTTCTTGCGATTACATCATTAACCAACCTTATGCACCATTAGACGAGCGTTTGAAAATACTAACCAAGTTTTTAGAAAACTCTGATGTTTATTACAAAGCAGCACTGGCGAATTTAAAACAACCAACCAAAGAACATTTGGAAATGGCTATCAACCAAAACAAAGGTGGTTTAGGAGTATTTGGAAAATCACTTACTGATTCTATTGCTGCTTCTCATTTGTCTGCAACCGAAAAAGAAAGTTTGCAAAAAAACATCATCAAAGCAACTACTGCCATGAATGACTACGTGAGCGGTTTAGAAAAAATTGATGCCGACAAGGGTTTTAAATTCAAAGATTACCGCATCGGTAAAAAACTTTTTGCCGAAAAATTTAAATATGACTTAGCTACAGATTTTACTCCAGAGCAGATTTATGCCAAAGCAGTTACTGACAAAAAATTCTATCATAACAAAATGTATGTCACAGCAAGTAAGGTATGGACAAAGTATTATCCAACCCAAGCCAAGCCAAAAGATAGTTTAGAAGTAATTCGAATGGTCTTGAGTAAAATACAACTCAATCACCCTACTCCAGCGAATTTCTACAAATCCCTCAAAAACCAGGTGACTCAGTTGAAAAAGTTTATCATTGAAAAAGATTTATTCGATTTTGATACTATTTCACCACCAATTAAAGTGCGATACATGCCGGAATATGCTAGAGGTTTTGCTTTAGCTAATGCTGAATTTATCCCGCCTTACCAAAAAAAGGGTACTACTTATTTCAACATTGATGACCTCACTCAATACTCACCAGCTAAGGCGGAAAGTGCTTTGCGTGAAACAAATTCTTATTCTTCGCAAATATTATCCATTCACGAGGCGGTTCCAGGACATTGTTTACAAGGAATTTACAACAATAAAAAATCTCCGGATGTATTGCGTTCTGTTTTCCAAAATGGCGCCATGATTGAAGGCTGGGCAGTATATTGTGAAAAGATGATGATTGACGAAGGCTGGGGTAATCATGAGCCCGAAATAGAATTAGCATTGGGAGTTTGGAAACTTCGCGAATTAGCGAATACTATCATCGATTATGATATTCAATGTTTGAACAAACCAAAAGAAGACATCGTAAATCTATTATCAAAAGAATGTTTCCAAACTGATCAACAGGTTGAGGAAAAATATCATCGCGCAACGGTTTCACAAGTACAGCTTTGCTCTTATTATAGTGGTGCAACAGCCATTCAACAGCTTAGGGATGATTATCAAAAGAAAATGGGAGACAAATACAGTTTAAAAGATTTTCACGAGAAGTTTTTAAGTTTTGGTAGTTCGCCTGTAAAATATATTCGTGAACGAATGTTACAGTAA
- a CDS encoding amidohydrolase family protein codes for MRRTLLLLFLSLFLPKMHAQDYFPNSESVQNKNNNYTAFTNAKIYISPTQIIEKGTLLIQNGKVVGTGDALTIPKNSTVIDLKGKFIYPSFIDIYTNFGIEKPKKNFSEDDGPLYNTKRVGYYWNESIRSEINAYDTYKYDQSKAEELLKAGFGVVLTHFPDGIAQGSGALIALNNTVSTNRVVSNKISNQLAFTKSALTNQAYPTSLMGSMALLRQMYLDMNWYKNGNSTTKDLSLEAMIENQKLIQIFDAGDKLNSLRAAKIGKEFGINYIIKGAGNEFERIDEIKKTGSKFIIPINFPEAYDVSNPYLANQMELNDFRFWNQAPTNLKVLSDNGIVFAITTDKLKKTEDFRPNLLKAIKYGLDKTKALESLTTIPASLLGKSDEIGSLKNGSQANFIITSGELFEEKTIVHENWVQGAKYTITEIVPNDIRGNYDLTIANEKYKLNIEGELAEPKSEITTVDAKKVNSKLTIANNWITALVKSKDTINPNFTRLTGFIENTAVLSGKAILANGNESIWTAVKTAPFIIKKDSAKVDKPNHIIPVTYPNVAFGNLQKPTQQTLLFKNATVWTNEKEGILDETDVLIKNGKITAIGKNLSDASATTIDAKGKHLTSGIIDEHSHIAISAGVNEAGQNSTAEVTIQDVVNSEDINIYRDLAGGVTTSQLLHGSANPIGGRSAIVKWKWGLSADEMLYKDQPKFIKFALGENVKQSNWGIDNPTRFPQSRMGVEQVFTDYFQRAKEYEASWKSYNVGSKKDKNKAPRIDLEMQALVEILNKERFVTCHSYVQSEILMMMQVAEKFNFRINTFTHILEGYKVADKMKEHGVGASTFADWWAYKFEVNDAIPYNGPILHNQGIVVAYNSDDAEMSRRLNQEAAKAVKYGNISEEEAWKFVTLNPAKLLHIDDKIGSIKVGKDADVVLWNNNPLSIYAKAEKTIIEGVVYYDLQKDEAQRNANSNERNELITQLLLEKNKGANTQEPKKTDKKAYHCDTLEQ; via the coding sequence ATGAGAAGAACCCTACTACTATTATTTTTGAGTCTGTTTTTGCCCAAAATGCATGCTCAGGATTATTTCCCAAACAGTGAAAGCGTACAAAACAAAAACAACAATTACACTGCTTTTACTAATGCCAAAATTTACATCTCCCCTACTCAAATCATTGAAAAAGGGACATTATTAATCCAAAACGGAAAGGTTGTTGGAACTGGAGATGCGTTAACTATACCAAAAAACTCTACAGTTATTGATCTTAAGGGAAAATTTATTTATCCTTCCTTTATAGACATCTACACTAATTTTGGTATAGAAAAACCAAAAAAGAATTTCAGTGAAGACGATGGCCCTTTGTACAACACCAAAAGAGTTGGTTATTATTGGAATGAAAGCATTCGCTCTGAAATAAATGCGTATGACACTTATAAATATGACCAATCCAAAGCCGAAGAATTATTAAAAGCTGGTTTTGGAGTTGTACTCACCCATTTCCCCGATGGAATTGCCCAAGGATCTGGTGCTTTAATAGCTTTAAACAATACTGTAAGCACCAATCGTGTGGTATCAAACAAAATAAGTAACCAACTCGCTTTTACAAAAAGTGCCTTAACAAACCAAGCATACCCAACTTCATTAATGGGGAGTATGGCATTGTTACGTCAAATGTATCTGGACATGAATTGGTATAAAAACGGAAACTCAACTACCAAAGACTTATCCCTAGAAGCGATGATTGAAAATCAAAAACTGATTCAGATTTTTGATGCAGGAGATAAATTAAACAGTCTTCGTGCTGCCAAAATAGGAAAAGAATTTGGCATCAATTATATTATAAAAGGAGCCGGAAATGAGTTTGAAAGAATCGACGAAATCAAGAAAACTGGTTCAAAATTCATTATCCCTATCAATTTCCCTGAAGCTTATGATGTATCCAATCCATACTTAGCTAATCAAATGGAGTTAAATGATTTCCGCTTTTGGAATCAGGCACCTACAAACCTGAAAGTTTTATCAGATAACGGTATTGTATTTGCTATAACCACTGACAAATTAAAGAAGACAGAAGATTTTAGACCCAACTTATTAAAAGCTATAAAATATGGCCTGGATAAGACAAAAGCATTAGAATCTTTAACTACAATTCCTGCTTCTTTATTAGGAAAAAGCGATGAAATAGGCAGTTTGAAAAATGGAAGTCAGGCAAATTTCATCATCACTTCAGGAGAATTATTTGAAGAAAAAACTATTGTTCACGAAAATTGGGTACAGGGTGCAAAATATACAATAACCGAAATTGTTCCTAATGACATTCGCGGAAATTACGATTTGACCATTGCTAATGAAAAATACAAACTAAATATTGAAGGTGAGTTAGCTGAACCAAAATCTGAAATTACAACTGTTGATGCTAAAAAAGTAAATTCGAAACTAACAATAGCAAACAATTGGATAACAGCCTTAGTAAAATCGAAAGATACTATAAATCCTAACTTCACTCGATTAACTGGATTTATCGAGAATACAGCAGTACTTTCTGGGAAAGCAATCTTAGCTAATGGAAATGAAAGCATTTGGACTGCAGTAAAAACTGCTCCTTTTATTATTAAAAAAGATTCGGCAAAAGTAGATAAACCAAATCATATCATTCCGGTAACTTATCCCAACGTTGCCTTTGGGAATCTACAAAAACCAACACAACAGACTTTATTATTCAAAAATGCTACGGTTTGGACAAATGAAAAAGAGGGAATTCTTGACGAAACAGATGTGTTAATCAAAAATGGAAAGATTACCGCCATTGGGAAAAATTTATCTGATGCTTCTGCAACAACAATAGACGCAAAAGGTAAACATTTGACCTCAGGTATTATTGACGAGCATTCACATATTGCTATTTCTGCAGGTGTAAATGAGGCAGGACAAAACTCTACTGCCGAAGTAACTATCCAAGATGTAGTAAACTCTGAAGACATAAACATATATAGAGATCTAGCAGGAGGAGTTACCACTTCTCAATTATTGCACGGTTCTGCAAATCCTATTGGAGGCCGCTCGGCTATTGTGAAATGGAAATGGGGATTATCCGCAGATGAAATGCTATATAAAGACCAACCTAAATTTATCAAATTTGCTTTAGGAGAAAATGTAAAACAATCCAATTGGGGAATTGACAATCCAACCAGATTTCCTCAATCCAGAATGGGTGTAGAACAAGTTTTTACAGACTATTTTCAAAGAGCTAAAGAATATGAAGCTTCATGGAAAAGTTACAATGTAGGTTCTAAAAAAGACAAGAATAAAGCACCTAGGATTGACCTAGAAATGCAAGCCCTAGTTGAAATTTTAAACAAAGAACGTTTTGTAACCTGTCATTCCTACGTACAATCCGAGATTTTAATGATGATGCAGGTGGCAGAAAAATTTAATTTTAGAATAAATACTTTTACTCATATTTTAGAAGGCTATAAAGTTGCCGATAAAATGAAAGAACACGGTGTAGGAGCTTCTACTTTTGCAGACTGGTGGGCTTATAAATTTGAAGTAAACGATGCCATTCCTTATAATGGACCAATTCTTCACAATCAAGGAATAGTTGTAGCTTACAATTCGGATGATGCAGAAATGTCTCGACGATTAAATCAAGAAGCAGCTAAAGCCGTTAAATATGGTAATATATCTGAGGAAGAAGCTTGGAAATTTGTCACTTTAAATCCTGCCAAGTTATTGCATATCGATGATAAAATTGGAAGTATTAAAGTAGGCAAAGATGCTGATGTTGTATTATGGAACAACAACCCTCTTTCAATTTATGCCAAAGCAGAAAAAACAATCATTGAAGGTGTTGTTTATTATGATTTGCAAAAAGATGAAGCACAACGCAACGCAAATTCCAATGAGAGAAATGAATTAATTACTCAATTATTATTGGAAAAAAACAAAGGAGCGAATACTCAGGAGCCTAAAAAGACAGACAAAAAAGCATACCATTGTGATACTTTAGAACAATAA
- a CDS encoding Lrp/AsnC family transcriptional regulator, with protein sequence MNLDEIDRKILRLLQEDAHLTLKDISNSINLSLTPVHDRVKRLEKEGIIERYVSILNKKKLGKNLTVYCQVTLVKQTFDISDSFNQAILNLPEVVECNFVSGSFDYMLKIVLPDMESYHHFHQMKLSILPEVSLINSFFIISEVKSTTVLPI encoded by the coding sequence ATGAATTTAGATGAAATTGACAGAAAAATATTGCGCCTTCTTCAAGAAGATGCTCATTTGACTTTAAAAGACATTTCGAATAGCATAAATCTCTCCCTAACTCCTGTTCATGATCGGGTGAAACGTCTTGAAAAAGAGGGTATTATAGAGCGATATGTTTCTATTTTAAACAAAAAAAAACTAGGTAAAAACCTCACGGTTTATTGTCAAGTGACATTAGTAAAGCAAACTTTCGATATTTCGGATAGTTTCAATCAGGCTATTTTGAATTTACCTGAAGTGGTAGAATGTAATTTTGTTTCAGGAAGCTTTGATTATATGCTTAAAATTGTGCTACCTGATATGGAAAGTTACCATCATTTTCATCAAATGAAATTGTCTATTTTACCTGAAGTATCTCTTATAAATAGTTTTTTTATTATTTCAGAAGTGAAGAGCACAACGGTCTTACCAATTTAA
- a CDS encoding helix-turn-helix transcriptional regulator yields the protein MKTDIIKYDFKTGLPQEFEIVDLATLYQEFKNTLTTTHRTGFYHIIWFQQGNPTHLADFNPIKISPNSLLFLNKDTVHRFDKETKFEGKILLFTESFFCKTKTDTKFLRNTPLFNELFSITPIQIQKQSEVFANLMQSMADELQKTKDHFQADILQNLLKNFLLHSEREYEQQNLFEVKKGADFDIVILFKDLLEANFKNQKQVNFYAKALIITEKRLNQATSKVIGKTPKEIIDDRIILEIKRILVHTTGSIKEIGYSLGFEEPTNFIKYFKKHSQMTPVEFREKNSLA from the coding sequence ATGAAGACAGATATTATAAAATACGACTTTAAGACAGGACTTCCACAAGAATTTGAAATTGTGGATTTAGCTACATTGTACCAAGAATTCAAAAATACTTTAACCACTACTCACAGGACAGGATTTTATCATATTATTTGGTTTCAGCAGGGGAATCCAACACATTTAGCAGACTTCAATCCAATAAAAATATCACCTAATTCTTTACTTTTTTTAAATAAAGACACCGTTCATCGTTTTGATAAAGAAACCAAATTTGAGGGAAAGATATTATTATTTACGGAGAGTTTTTTCTGCAAGACGAAGACGGACACCAAGTTTTTAAGAAACACTCCTTTATTTAATGAATTGTTTTCTATTACGCCAATTCAAATTCAAAAGCAATCAGAGGTATTTGCAAATCTGATGCAATCAATGGCTGACGAATTACAAAAGACAAAAGACCATTTTCAAGCTGACATTTTACAAAATCTGCTAAAAAACTTTCTTCTACATTCAGAACGAGAATATGAGCAACAAAACCTTTTCGAAGTTAAAAAAGGGGCTGATTTTGATATTGTGATATTGTTTAAAGACCTTTTAGAAGCCAATTTCAAAAATCAAAAGCAAGTGAATTTCTATGCCAAAGCATTAATTATTACCGAAAAACGCCTTAATCAAGCAACTTCGAAGGTAATAGGTAAAACACCAAAAGAAATTATCGACGATAGAATTATCCTTGAAATCAAACGTATTTTGGTTCACACAACCGGAAGCATCAAAGAAATTGGATATAGTTTGGGTTTCGAAGAACCAACCAATTTTATAAAATACTTCAAAAAACATTCCCAAATGACGCCTGTTGAATTTAGAGAGAAAAACTCTTTGGCGTAA
- a CDS encoding APC family permease encodes MEQNKPEEFKRELGLLDGTMLVVGSMIGSGIFIVSADIARQVGSAGWLILIWLISGLITMIAAVSYGELSAMFPNAGGQYVYLKEAYNKLVAFLYGWSFFAVIQTGTIAAVGVGFSKFAAYLYPPLSDENILYELGSFKLNAAQIVSIITIVLLTYINSRGVKNSKIMQTVLTIIKILSLFGLIVFGFILAAKADIWNANWSNAWSSRAFDTEGGSWMPIGGTALLTGISAAMVGSLFSSDAWVGVTFIAGEIKNPKRNVGLSLFLGTLIVTIIYILTNLMYLAVIPFQEIATAKSDRVAVVASQYTFGDMGTIIIALMIMISTFACNNGLIMAGARVYYTMAKDGLFLKKAANLNDASVPAWALWVQCFWASALCLTGKYGDLLDFVIIIVLIFYILTIYGIFILRKKMPEAERPYKAFGYPFLPLVYIVVAVAICIGLLLTKFSTCGWGVLIMLTGIPIYYLTKPKE; translated from the coding sequence ATGGAACAAAACAAACCAGAAGAATTTAAAAGAGAACTAGGCTTACTAGATGGAACCATGCTTGTCGTGGGATCTATGATAGGTTCTGGAATATTTATTGTGAGTGCCGATATTGCCAGACAAGTAGGATCTGCAGGTTGGTTAATATTGATATGGCTTATTTCGGGCTTAATAACAATGATAGCTGCTGTGAGTTACGGAGAATTGAGCGCTATGTTTCCTAATGCAGGAGGTCAATATGTTTATCTTAAAGAAGCTTATAATAAGTTAGTTGCTTTTTTATATGGTTGGAGTTTCTTTGCGGTAATTCAAACAGGTACTATAGCTGCTGTTGGGGTTGGGTTTTCGAAATTTGCCGCCTATTTGTATCCCCCTTTGAGTGATGAAAATATTTTGTACGAATTAGGTTCATTCAAATTAAATGCAGCTCAAATTGTTTCTATAATTACGATTGTCTTATTGACTTACATTAATAGTCGTGGAGTAAAAAACAGTAAAATTATGCAAACGGTTTTAACAATAATTAAGATTTTATCATTGTTCGGATTGATTGTTTTTGGTTTTATATTAGCAGCCAAAGCTGATATTTGGAATGCTAACTGGTCAAATGCATGGAGTTCTAGAGCATTTGATACTGAAGGAGGATCTTGGATGCCAATTGGTGGTACGGCTTTGCTAACAGGGATTTCAGCAGCAATGGTTGGTTCTTTGTTTTCTAGTGATGCTTGGGTTGGAGTTACCTTTATAGCTGGTGAAATTAAAAATCCAAAACGTAATGTTGGATTGAGTTTGTTTTTAGGAACATTGATTGTGACTATTATTTACATATTAACCAATTTGATGTATTTAGCAGTTATTCCTTTTCAGGAAATTGCAACTGCAAAATCAGATAGAGTAGCGGTAGTGGCTTCCCAATATACTTTTGGTGACATGGGGACGATTATCATTGCATTAATGATTATGATTTCGACTTTTGCATGTAACAACGGATTGATTATGGCGGGAGCTAGAGTGTATTATACTATGGCTAAAGATGGTTTGTTTTTAAAGAAAGCTGCTAATCTGAATGATGCTAGTGTGCCAGCTTGGGCTTTATGGGTTCAATGTTTTTGGGCTTCTGCACTGTGTTTAACTGGTAAATATGGTGATTTATTGGATTTTGTAATTATCATTGTATTGATTTTTTATATACTTACGATTTATGGGATTTTTATTCTTAGAAAAAAAATGCCTGAAGCCGAAAGACCATACAAAGCCTTTGGATATCCATTTTTACCATTGGTTTATATTGTAGTTGCAGTTGCTATTTGTATTGGGTTATTATTGACTAAATTTTCCACCTGTGGATGGGGAGTGTTAATAATGCTCACGGGAATTCCGATATATTATTTAACGAAACCAAAAGAATAG
- a CDS encoding amidohydrolase family protein, translated as MTHTNKVIVLLVFLLSVTTKAQQIPASKQTKSVLILNATAHLGNGKIIENSAIGFKDGKLTLVADATTIRLAKDAYDTTIDASGKHVYPGFIAPNSSLGLVEIDAVKSTDDEDEIGKFNPHIRSIIAYNSESKVIETVRPNGILLAQITPRGGGRISGTSSIVQLDAWSWKDAILKENDGIHLEFPSSFKKSGSWFEPGNIEPNKDYKTQIEEINAFLSNAKAYNLDTAKEKNLILEATKGLFDGTQTLFIHADEEKQIIDAIQSAKSNGISKIVIVGGYDAYKTSDLLLKNNISVLLRRVHDMPEKADNDTDLPYKLAKILTDKGILVGLENSGDNERMNTRNLPFLAGTCAAYGLDKETALQLITSNTAKILGIDSFCGTLELGKDATLFISEGDALDMRTNKLTQAFIQGRTISLETHQSDLNKKFKAKYNQL; from the coding sequence ATGACACATACAAATAAAGTGATCGTATTATTGGTATTTCTTTTATCAGTAACTACAAAAGCACAACAAATTCCAGCATCAAAACAAACAAAATCGGTATTAATACTCAATGCAACCGCTCACTTAGGTAATGGAAAAATTATAGAAAACAGTGCAATCGGATTTAAAGATGGAAAACTAACTTTAGTTGCCGATGCGACCACTATTCGATTGGCAAAAGATGCTTATGACACCACTATTGATGCCAGCGGAAAACACGTATATCCAGGATTTATCGCACCCAACTCTTCTTTAGGACTGGTAGAAATTGATGCTGTGAAATCAACAGATGATGAAGATGAAATTGGCAAGTTCAATCCTCACATACGAAGTATTATTGCTTACAATTCCGAATCAAAGGTGATAGAAACCGTTCGCCCAAATGGAATCTTACTCGCTCAAATTACTCCAAGAGGAGGAGGACGTATTTCTGGCACTTCATCGATCGTTCAACTGGATGCATGGAGTTGGAAAGATGCTATTTTAAAAGAAAATGATGGAATACATTTGGAATTTCCTTCTAGTTTCAAAAAAAGCGGTAGTTGGTTTGAACCTGGAAACATTGAACCAAATAAAGATTATAAAACTCAAATAGAAGAGATTAATGCTTTTTTATCTAATGCCAAAGCTTATAATTTAGATACAGCAAAAGAGAAAAACCTAATTCTGGAAGCAACAAAAGGATTGTTTGACGGTACACAAACTTTGTTCATTCATGCTGATGAAGAAAAACAAATTATAGATGCCATACAATCTGCAAAAAGTAATGGAATTTCCAAAATAGTTATTGTAGGAGGATATGATGCCTATAAAACTAGTGATTTACTTCTAAAGAACAACATTAGTGTTCTTTTAAGACGTGTTCATGATATGCCAGAAAAAGCAGATAATGATACTGATTTACCATATAAATTAGCCAAAATATTGACGGATAAAGGAATTTTGGTTGGTTTAGAAAATAGTGGCGATAACGAAAGAATGAATACTAGAAATTTACCTTTCCTTGCTGGTACTTGCGCCGCCTATGGTTTGGATAAAGAAACAGCCTTACAATTAATAACATCCAATACGGCAAAAATTTTAGGAATTGATTCTTTCTGTGGGACTTTGGAATTAGGTAAAGATGCTACTTTATTCATTTCAGAAGGAGATGCATTAGACATGAGAACTAATAAATTAACGCAAGCATTCATTCAGGGAAGAACAATCAGTTTAGAAACACATCAAAGTGATTTAAATAAAAAATTCAAGGCAAAATACAATCAATTGTAA
- a CDS encoding DUF1801 domain-containing protein, with protein sequence MKTEIQAYNDKQTPVDKEICDQLALTINNELTEAENKIWHAIPVWFLDGNPIVGYGKLKDSVRLLFWSGETFEEEKLQKEGKFKAADIRYTSTDQINSTDLTRWLKKSREIQWDYKNIVKRKGQLERLK encoded by the coding sequence ATGAAAACCGAAATACAAGCATATAACGATAAGCAAACTCCCGTTGATAAAGAAATTTGTGACCAACTTGCCTTGACAATTAACAATGAGCTAACAGAAGCAGAAAACAAAATTTGGCACGCAATTCCTGTTTGGTTTTTAGATGGTAATCCGATTGTTGGTTATGGTAAACTAAAAGACAGTGTTAGGCTTTTATTTTGGAGCGGTGAAACATTTGAAGAAGAAAAACTTCAGAAAGAAGGAAAGTTTAAAGCGGCTGATATTCGCTATACATCCACTGATCAAATTAACTCAACAGACTTAACTCGTTGGCTCAAAAAATCAAGAGAAATTCAATGGGACTATAAAAACATAGTAAAACGCAAAGGACAACTTGAACGTTTAAAATAA
- the ald gene encoding alanine dehydrogenase, which translates to MIIGVPKEIKNNENRVALTPAGVAEMKKNGHSVYVQATAGEGSGFADAEYAEAGAVILATIEEVYSIADMIIKVKEPIASEYNLIKKDQLLFTYFHFASSEPLTHAMIERQAICLAYETVEKTDRSLPLLVPMSEVAGRMSIQEGAKYLEKPLKGRGILLGGVPGVPPAKVLVLGGGIVGTQAAKMAAGLGAQVTIMDVSLPRLRQLDDIMPANVTTQMSNNYNIKKAITESDLVIGAVLIPGAKAPHLITRDMLKSMRPGTVLVDVAVDQGGCIETCTPTTHENPTFIIDDIVHYCVANMPGAVPYTSTLALTNATLPYAVQLANKGWQKACAENEELKKGLNIANGKILYKGVAEAWNLPFNEELVLENTVC; encoded by the coding sequence ATGATAATCGGTGTACCAAAAGAAATCAAGAATAACGAAAATCGTGTTGCTCTTACTCCAGCAGGTGTTGCTGAAATGAAAAAAAATGGCCATAGTGTTTATGTTCAAGCAACTGCAGGTGAAGGAAGTGGTTTTGCTGATGCAGAATATGCTGAAGCAGGAGCTGTAATCTTAGCTACTATTGAAGAAGTGTATAGTATTGCTGATATGATCATCAAAGTAAAAGAACCAATCGCATCTGAATACAATTTAATTAAAAAAGATCAATTACTTTTCACCTATTTTCACTTTGCTTCATCAGAGCCACTAACTCATGCTATGATTGAGCGTCAAGCTATTTGTTTAGCTTATGAAACTGTTGAAAAAACAGACCGTAGCTTACCATTATTAGTTCCAATGTCTGAGGTTGCAGGTCGTATGTCAATTCAGGAAGGTGCTAAATACTTAGAGAAACCACTAAAAGGAAGAGGAATTCTTCTTGGAGGTGTTCCTGGTGTTCCTCCTGCAAAAGTATTAGTTCTTGGTGGTGGAATCGTAGGAACTCAAGCTGCAAAAATGGCTGCAGGTCTGGGAGCTCAAGTAACTATTATGGATGTGAGTTTACCACGTTTACGTCAATTGGATGATATTATGCCAGCTAACGTTACGACTCAAATGTCAAATAATTACAATATTAAAAAAGCAATTACTGAATCCGATTTAGTTATTGGAGCTGTATTAATCCCAGGAGCAAAAGCACCACACTTAATTACTCGTGATATGCTAAAATCTATGCGTCCAGGAACTGTTCTTGTTGACGTAGCAGTTGACCAAGGAGGTTGTATCGAGACTTGTACTCCTACAACTCACGAAAACCCAACTTTTATCATTGATGATATTGTACATTACTGTGTGGCTAATATGCCAGGAGCAGTTCCATACACATCTACACTAGCACTTACAAATGCTACTTTACCTTATGCTGTACAATTGGCAAACAAAGGATGGCAAAAAGCTTGTGCAGAAAATGAAGAATTAAAAAAAGGATTAAATATTGCCAACGGAAAAATCCTTTACAAAGGAGTAGCCGAAGCTTGGAATCTTCCTTTTAATGAAGAATTGGTATTAGAAAACACTGTTTGCTAA